A part of Larkinella insperata genomic DNA contains:
- the folB gene encoding dihydroneopterin aldolase yields the protein MGTISLEGLEFFAYHGFYDEEQKIGNKYSVDITVTADLTEAAQLDRLSTTVNYGDLYNITHAAMQQPARLLEHIAHNIIVEIRKKYPKVDTVEVSVSKFNPPIGGVCHRAKITLRG from the coding sequence ATGGGAACCATTTCGCTTGAAGGACTCGAATTTTTCGCCTACCACGGCTTTTACGACGAAGAACAGAAGATTGGTAACAAGTACTCCGTCGACATAACCGTTACCGCCGACCTCACCGAAGCCGCCCAGCTCGACCGCTTAAGCACGACGGTCAACTACGGCGACTTGTACAACATTACCCACGCGGCCATGCAGCAGCCCGCCCGGCTGCTCGAACACATTGCCCACAACATCATCGTTGAAATCCGTAAAAAATATCCCAAGGTTGATACCGTCGAGGTAAGCGTCTCGAAATTTAACCCGCCGATCGGGGGCGTTTGCCACCGGGCGAAGATTACGCTACGGGGTTAA
- the rsgA gene encoding ribosome small subunit-dependent GTPase A encodes MQTGLIIRSTGSWYEVRNHDGHIYRARLKGKFKIQGLKVTNPIAVGDRVQFELEDEIENTVVITGIEPRENYIIRKSVHKTAHGHILAANIDQAVLIVTLAFPRTSLGFIDRFLVTAESFRIPTTLVFNKADILQDEGLEYQREIIGLYEEIGYNCLETSATEGENVEAFRLLLDQKISLLSGHSGVGKSSLVNAVAPDLQLRTNEVSTFANKGVHTTTFAEMFEIAPNTFIIDTPGIKELGLADMEKEEISHYFPEMRDRLNQCRFHNCLHINEPGCAIKEAVNAGEIAESRYWSYLGMVSGEDNRK; translated from the coding sequence TTGCAAACTGGCTTAATCATACGCTCGACCGGCTCCTGGTACGAAGTCCGCAACCACGACGGGCACATTTACCGCGCCCGGCTGAAAGGCAAATTCAAGATCCAGGGCCTGAAAGTCACCAACCCGATTGCCGTCGGCGACCGCGTGCAGTTCGAGCTCGAAGATGAGATTGAAAACACCGTGGTCATCACCGGCATCGAACCCCGCGAGAATTACATCATCCGAAAATCCGTCCACAAAACCGCCCACGGACACATTCTGGCCGCCAACATCGACCAGGCCGTGCTGATCGTCACGCTGGCGTTTCCCCGGACCTCGCTGGGCTTCATCGACCGGTTTCTGGTGACCGCCGAATCATTCCGCATCCCGACCACGCTGGTCTTCAACAAAGCGGATATCTTACAGGATGAAGGGCTGGAGTACCAACGGGAAATCATCGGCCTGTACGAAGAAATCGGGTACAACTGCCTCGAAACATCGGCAACGGAAGGAGAAAACGTCGAAGCGTTCCGGTTGCTGCTGGACCAGAAAATCAGCCTGTTGTCCGGTCACTCCGGCGTAGGCAAGTCGTCGCTGGTCAATGCGGTGGCTCCCGATCTGCAACTCCGAACCAACGAAGTATCGACGTTTGCCAACAAGGGCGTTCACACGACAACGTTCGCTGAAATGTTCGAGATTGCGCCCAACACCTTCATCATCGACACCCCGGGCATCAAGGAACTGGGGCTGGCTGATATGGAAAAGGAAGAAATCAGCCACTACTTCCCCGAAATGCGCGACCGCCTGAACCAGTGTCGGTTCCACAACTGCCTGCACATCAACGAACCGGGCTGCGCCATCAAGGAAGCCGTCAACGCTGGTGAAATCGCCGAAAGCCGCTACTGGAGCTATCTGGGCATGGTTTCGGGCGAAGACAACCGAAAGTGA
- a CDS encoding cystathionine beta-synthase has protein sequence MNYYNSIIDTIGNTPLVKLNKVTKGIRGTVLAKVEYFNPGNSVKDRIAIRMIEDAEKAGIIQPGGTIIEGTSGNTGFGLALAAIAKGYKCIFTMADKQSKEKIDILRAVGADVVVCPTNVEPDDPRSYYSVAKRLNREIPNSLYPNQYDNLSNTAAHYDSTGPEIWRDTDGKITHFAAGVGTGGTICGTAKFLKEHKPDVMTVGIDTYGSVFKKYKETGVFDEREIYPYLTEGIGEDILPQNVDFNLIDHFVKVTDKDAAIMARRLSREEGLFVGWSCGSAVHGALEWAREHLTDEDVMVILLPDHGTRYLAKIYNDTWMKDHGFLESREFSTARDIVRSKNGKGTLTTVGQDLKIGDAIRLLNQHSISQIPVTDAEGEIVGSLTDSTILNKLIEDPTVKELSVGEVMDKPFKFVALDNTVDVLSSLIDRENKALLVRDENQQVHIITQADLLAAITS, from the coding sequence ATGAACTACTACAATTCCATCATAGATACCATCGGCAACACGCCCCTGGTGAAGCTTAATAAAGTAACCAAGGGCATTCGGGGAACGGTGCTGGCCAAGGTCGAATATTTTAACCCCGGTAACTCGGTGAAGGACCGGATCGCCATCCGGATGATTGAAGACGCGGAGAAAGCGGGAATTATTCAGCCCGGCGGCACCATCATCGAAGGCACAAGCGGTAACACCGGCTTCGGGCTGGCGCTGGCGGCTATTGCGAAGGGCTACAAGTGCATTTTCACGATGGCCGACAAACAGTCGAAGGAGAAAATCGATATTCTGCGGGCGGTGGGAGCCGATGTGGTGGTCTGCCCCACAAACGTGGAACCCGACGACCCGCGCTCGTATTATTCCGTTGCCAAACGCCTGAACCGGGAAATTCCGAACTCGCTGTATCCCAACCAGTACGATAACCTCTCAAACACCGCCGCTCACTACGACAGCACCGGCCCGGAAATCTGGCGGGATACGGATGGGAAAATAACCCACTTTGCCGCGGGCGTCGGTACGGGCGGAACCATCTGCGGCACGGCCAAATTCCTGAAAGAGCACAAACCGGATGTGATGACGGTCGGGATTGATACGTACGGTTCGGTGTTCAAGAAATACAAGGAAACCGGTGTTTTCGACGAGCGTGAAATCTACCCGTACCTGACCGAAGGCATCGGCGAAGACATTCTGCCGCAGAACGTCGACTTCAACCTGATTGACCATTTTGTGAAGGTGACCGACAAGGATGCGGCCATCATGGCCCGGCGGCTGTCGCGCGAGGAAGGGCTTTTTGTGGGCTGGTCCTGCGGATCGGCGGTGCACGGGGCGCTGGAATGGGCGCGTGAACACCTGACCGACGAAGACGTGATGGTGATTCTGCTGCCCGACCACGGCACGCGCTACCTCGCCAAAATCTACAACGATACCTGGATGAAGGACCACGGGTTTCTGGAATCCCGCGAGTTTTCGACGGCCCGCGATATTGTCCGCAGCAAAAACGGCAAGGGAACGCTAACAACCGTCGGGCAGGACCTGAAAATAGGCGACGCCATCCGGCTGCTCAACCAGCACAGCATCTCCCAAATACCGGTGACCGATGCTGAAGGCGAAATTGTCGGCAGCCTGACCGACTCCACCATCCTGAACAAACTGATCGAAGACCCGACCGTGAAGGAGCTGAGCGTGGGCGAGGTGATGGACAAACCGTTCAAATTTGTGGCGCTCGATAATACCGTTGATGTGCTTTCTTCGCTCATCGACCGCGAAAACAAAGCCCTGCTCGTCCGCGACGAAAACCAGCAGGTCCACATTATCACCCAAGCCGACTTGCTGGCTGCCATAACGAGTTAA
- a CDS encoding GxxExxY protein translates to MLLNQISQRVLQGAIEVHRSLGPGLLESAYRECLAYELGKMGLFVEREKPMPIIYKEVKLDHGYRMDLLVEKKVVIELKTVEELTDVHLAQTLTYLKLGHFHLGLLINFHVTLLKNGVRRVVNPIFKPSDQL, encoded by the coding sequence ATGCTTTTGAATCAAATTTCACAGCGGGTCCTGCAAGGGGCAATAGAGGTCCATCGATCATTGGGTCCTGGGCTATTGGAGTCAGCATACCGCGAATGTTTGGCTTATGAATTGGGCAAGATGGGACTATTCGTTGAACGGGAAAAGCCAATGCCAATCATTTACAAAGAAGTAAAACTCGATCATGGCTATCGGATGGATTTGCTGGTAGAGAAGAAGGTAGTAATAGAACTAAAAACCGTTGAAGAATTGACCGACGTGCACCTTGCTCAAACATTAACCTACCTGAAATTGGGTCATTTTCACTTGGGCTTGCTAATCAATTTTCACGTTACTTTGTTAAAAAATGGAGTTCGTCGAGTGGTTAATCCGATATTTAAACCCTCTGATCAACTTTGA
- a CDS encoding DivIVA domain-containing protein translates to MKITPIEIRQHTFEKKGFGGYRPEEVDAFLASLSQEWERVTSEGKMLKMQLELAEKELSKFKDIEMTLFKTLKTADDTSTQITDQANKAAEKYLNESKQKADEILAEARKRSTLMVQDAENQARYIKENILNDLKAMEHDFKAMEKYKEGLIKQIQMLANGALENVDRFEKKFNQASIQAKIDEVTAQHTENEPLAAKGTPAADGDSDLVNPETLHVETTDDALQHAIDNTEPLADEAVFADPVAAQGAEAAEAGLPITEPIAEEDTIEPQAVAEETEPEGKKKEAGSFFDQI, encoded by the coding sequence ATGAAAATAACGCCCATCGAGATTCGGCAGCATACATTTGAAAAGAAAGGATTCGGCGGATACCGTCCCGAAGAAGTAGACGCGTTTCTGGCGTCTCTTTCGCAGGAATGGGAGCGTGTAACGAGTGAGGGGAAAATGCTGAAGATGCAACTCGAACTGGCCGAAAAAGAACTCAGCAAGTTCAAGGACATCGAGATGACGTTGTTTAAAACGTTGAAGACCGCCGACGATACCAGTACGCAGATCACCGATCAGGCCAACAAAGCCGCCGAAAAATACCTGAACGAGTCGAAACAGAAAGCCGATGAAATTCTGGCCGAAGCCCGCAAGCGCTCCACGCTGATGGTGCAGGATGCTGAGAATCAGGCACGCTACATCAAAGAAAACATCCTCAACGACCTGAAGGCGATGGAACACGACTTCAAGGCGATGGAGAAATACAAGGAAGGATTGATCAAGCAGATTCAGATGCTGGCCAACGGCGCCCTCGAAAATGTTGATCGGTTTGAAAAGAAATTCAATCAGGCGTCCATTCAGGCCAAAATTGACGAGGTGACCGCGCAGCACACCGAAAACGAGCCCCTTGCCGCGAAGGGAACCCCAGCCGCCGACGGGGATTCGGACCTGGTGAACCCCGAGACCCTGCACGTAGAAACGACGGACGATGCCCTGCAACACGCAATCGACAATACCGAACCCCTAGCCGACGAAGCGGTCTTTGCCGACCCGGTGGCGGCCCAGGGTGCCGAAGCCGCCGAAGCGGGGTTGCCCATTACGGAACCCATCGCCGAGGAGGATACAATCGAGCCGCAGGCCGTTGCCGAGGAAACTGAACCGGAAGGAAAGAAAAAAGAAGCCGGTTCCTTCTTCGACCAGATTTAA
- a CDS encoding DUF4276 family protein, protein MKLVKYALIAEGYSEYKFIPVYLQRMASSLGLQVKRSKIDLLKKQPSKSKVYAEAAKLGQSAFQDGAALCLIGVDLDDSDHTPEQSQHAKELKKLEGSVKQILNRYGDKIKFYVPVQAIEHWLAYQKYKLDAGKCPTNNSLESKHQDDLKALVYGDKKAKQWKMEEVTQAIAEKADFDELARQSRSFNHFHRQVVTFLSSH, encoded by the coding sequence ATGAAACTAGTAAAGTATGCATTGATTGCTGAAGGTTATTCCGAATACAAGTTTATACCAGTTTACCTTCAGCGAATGGCTTCGTCACTCGGATTACAGGTCAAACGAAGTAAAATTGACCTCTTAAAAAAGCAACCGAGCAAATCCAAGGTCTATGCTGAAGCTGCAAAGCTAGGGCAAAGCGCTTTTCAGGATGGTGCCGCTTTGTGCTTGATCGGTGTTGATTTGGACGATTCTGACCATACACCCGAACAGAGTCAACACGCAAAAGAGCTTAAGAAGCTTGAGGGCTCTGTTAAACAGATACTAAATAGATATGGTGACAAAATCAAGTTTTATGTGCCTGTCCAGGCGATTGAACATTGGTTGGCTTACCAAAAATATAAATTGGATGCGGGGAAATGTCCAACCAATAACAGCCTTGAAAGCAAACATCAGGACGACTTAAAAGCATTGGTTTACGGAGATAAGAAAGCCAAGCAGTGGAAAATGGAAGAAGTGACCCAGGCTATCGCCGAAAAAGCCGACTTTGACGAACTCGCACGGCAGTCCCGTTCGTTCAACCATTTCCACCGGCAAGTCGTTACATTCTTAAGCAGTCACTAA
- a CDS encoding 3-deoxy-D-manno-octulosonic acid transferase, with protein sequence MLAALYNTSIRLYQATLQVVAQFHPKARLAVAGRQQWAEQIKAKLAGNAAPIAWFHAASLGEFEQGRPVIEAFRQRYPGYKILLTFFSPSGYEVRKNYTGADFIFYLPFDTPENARQFVQLVNPSIAFFIKYEFWYNYLRELKNRQVPILSFSAIFRADQIFFKPYGGFYRSFLRYFDHILVQNQESVDLLQRIGVTNVTLAGDTRFDRVQQVADARREIPVARAFKADQPLLVVGSAWQADMDVLIPFLNRFDQPLKVIVAPHEIHDDEIERWRSQLPGPTVRFSEAANHSSLQPFNQLIIDNIGMLSSLYQYGEFAYIGGAFGKGLHNILEAATFRMPLFFGPNYGKFQEAVDLTKAGAAFPVPDSAALETVFRRLYADSDALATASAISGDYVTRNTGATSKVMEVVKGVVTQS encoded by the coding sequence TTGCTCGCTGCACTTTACAATACCTCCATCCGACTCTATCAGGCTACGCTCCAGGTGGTGGCTCAATTTCATCCCAAAGCCCGGCTGGCCGTTGCGGGACGTCAGCAATGGGCTGAACAAATAAAAGCAAAATTGGCCGGTAATGCCGCACCCATCGCCTGGTTTCATGCTGCGTCGCTGGGGGAATTTGAGCAGGGGCGCCCGGTTATCGAAGCGTTCCGGCAACGGTATCCCGGTTACAAAATTCTGCTGACGTTTTTCTCGCCCTCGGGTTACGAAGTCCGGAAGAACTACACCGGGGCCGATTTTATCTTTTACCTCCCGTTCGATACGCCCGAAAACGCCCGGCAATTCGTCCAGTTGGTGAACCCGTCCATCGCGTTTTTCATTAAATACGAATTCTGGTACAATTACCTGCGGGAATTGAAAAACCGTCAGGTTCCAATTCTCTCCTTTTCGGCCATTTTCCGGGCCGACCAGATCTTTTTCAAACCGTACGGCGGTTTTTACCGCTCGTTTCTGCGCTATTTCGACCACATTCTGGTTCAAAACCAGGAGTCGGTCGACCTGCTTCAGCGCATTGGCGTAACGAACGTGACGCTGGCGGGCGACACGCGCTTCGACCGGGTGCAGCAGGTGGCCGACGCCCGCCGAGAAATACCGGTTGCCCGGGCGTTCAAAGCCGATCAGCCGTTGCTGGTGGTCGGGAGCGCCTGGCAGGCCGACATGGACGTGCTGATTCCGTTTCTGAACCGCTTCGATCAACCCTTGAAAGTCATTGTTGCCCCCCACGAAATCCACGACGACGAAATTGAGCGCTGGCGTAGTCAGCTCCCCGGCCCGACCGTCCGGTTTTCGGAAGCCGCGAACCACTCCTCTCTTCAACCGTTCAACCAGCTCATTATCGACAACATCGGGATGCTTTCTTCGCTCTACCAGTACGGTGAATTCGCCTACATCGGCGGTGCGTTTGGGAAAGGGCTGCATAACATTCTGGAAGCGGCTACGTTTCGGATGCCGCTGTTCTTCGGACCCAACTACGGCAAGTTTCAGGAAGCCGTTGATCTGACGAAGGCCGGAGCGGCTTTCCCGGTACCGGACTCGGCGGCCCTCGAAACGGTTTTCCGGCGGCTTTACGCGGATTCGGACGCGCTGGCAACGGCTTCGGCCATCTCTGGTGATTATGTTACCCGAAATACGGGCGCTACGTCTAAAGTAATGGAGGTAGTAAAAGGGGTTGTTACACAGAGTTAA
- a CDS encoding phosphoribosylpyrophosphate synthetase translates to MQTYDTLVEALDDLNRKGFTLDFNLAGDSLICRSKDLQLSPEQFHIVDVYRFEGVSDPDDNSILYAIESKDGQKGTLVNAYGAYADELSDEMVEKLKID, encoded by the coding sequence ATGCAAACGTACGACACACTTGTCGAAGCCCTCGACGACCTGAACCGAAAAGGATTCACGCTCGACTTTAACCTAGCCGGCGATTCGCTGATTTGCCGGAGCAAAGACCTGCAACTGAGCCCGGAGCAATTTCACATTGTGGATGTTTACCGCTTCGAAGGCGTAAGTGACCCGGACGATAATTCAATCCTGTACGCCATCGAGTCGAAAGACGGGCAGAAGGGAACGCTCGTCAACGCCTACGGAGCGTACGCCGATGAGCTGTCGGACGAAATGGTGGAGAAATTGAAAATTGATTGA
- the ytxJ gene encoding bacillithiol system redox-active protein YtxJ codes for MNWNKLQDNAQLDQIRNESAEQPVLIFKHSTRCSISSTALSRMERNWSDAAGIKPYYLDLIAFRSVSNQVAEDFGVPHQSPQVLLIQNGECVYDASHFDISFDALKQQVVSA; via the coding sequence ATGAACTGGAACAAACTGCAAGACAACGCCCAATTAGACCAAATCCGGAACGAGTCGGCCGAACAGCCGGTATTGATTTTCAAACACAGCACCCGCTGTTCCATCAGCTCAACGGCATTAAGCCGCATGGAGCGCAACTGGAGTGATGCGGCCGGTATTAAGCCGTATTATCTGGACCTGATTGCCTTCCGCTCGGTATCAAATCAGGTGGCGGAGGACTTTGGCGTTCCGCACCAGTCACCGCAGGTCTTGCTGATTCAGAACGGTGAATGTGTTTACGACGCTTCCCATTTTGACATTTCGTTCGATGCCCTGAAACAGCAGGTTGTATCGGCCTAA